A genomic window from Caldalkalibacillus thermarum includes:
- a CDS encoding M23 family metallopeptidase, whose translation MKKVVATTLVLTGGAAWQAMDGEASELREGGYLDEDLEELEAELLEKALRHYTNPLNRFHLEVEEEDREEYVTYIVQAGDTLSGIAQTFGIPVKEIVEQNGIANKNFIREGQELKIRLKEIEYVVRHGDTLETIAKRHGVSLEELFAHNAQLRFNNRTVFPGQMINIPTVPPEPVHQPVLTPPQHKAPVTVTSRTANRTTEGNEQERTVNSASPESSAASTGAVSASEIGLFSWPLKGQITSPFGMRWGRMHNGLDIANPEKEAAVRAARGGVVKQAYYHRGGYGHMVIIDHGQGVETYYAHLSQIMVSKGQSIAEGEVLGYQGMTGNATGYHLHFEVRLNNKPLNPIHYLPQF comes from the coding sequence GTGAAAAAAGTGGTGGCGACAACCCTGGTTTTAACGGGCGGTGCTGCCTGGCAGGCCATGGATGGAGAAGCCTCTGAGCTGCGGGAAGGCGGCTATCTGGACGAGGACTTAGAAGAGCTGGAAGCGGAGTTGCTTGAAAAAGCGCTGCGTCACTATACCAATCCTCTCAACCGGTTTCACTTGGAAGTGGAAGAAGAGGACAGGGAGGAGTACGTCACTTATATTGTCCAAGCGGGGGACACCTTGTCGGGCATTGCCCAAACGTTTGGCATCCCCGTGAAGGAAATTGTGGAGCAGAACGGGATAGCCAATAAAAATTTTATCCGGGAAGGGCAAGAATTGAAGATTCGGTTGAAAGAAATAGAATACGTGGTCCGGCATGGAGATACCTTAGAGACCATTGCCAAACGGCATGGTGTCAGTTTGGAGGAGTTATTCGCCCACAACGCCCAGTTACGTTTCAATAACAGGACGGTGTTTCCCGGCCAGATGATCAACATTCCGACTGTTCCCCCGGAGCCGGTTCACCAACCTGTGCTGACACCCCCGCAGCACAAAGCGCCTGTCACTGTCACCAGCCGCACGGCCAACCGCACAACAGAAGGCAATGAGCAGGAGAGAACAGTAAACTCAGCTTCTCCCGAGAGTTCAGCGGCCTCAACAGGTGCTGTTTCGGCAAGCGAAATCGGCCTTTTCTCCTGGCCGCTAAAAGGGCAGATCACCAGTCCCTTTGGCATGAGGTGGGGGCGCATGCACAATGGGCTGGACATTGCCAACCCTGAAAAAGAGGCAGCGGTGCGTGCCGCACGGGGCGGGGTGGTGAAGCAAGCCTATTACCATAGGGGAGGTTACGGCCACATGGTCATTATCGATCATGGCCAGGGTGTGGAAACCTACTATGCCCACCTCAGCCAAATCATGGTCAGCAAGGGGCAGTCCATTGCCGAAGGGGAGGTGCTGGGCTACCAAGGTATGACGGGAAATGCCACCGGTTACCATCTTCACTTTGAAGTGCGCCTGAACAATAAGCCCCTGAATCCCATTCACTATCTTCCCCAGTTTTGA
- the rho gene encoding transcription termination factor Rho has translation MTTHLELASLEEKKLSELYKLAREYKISYYSQLKKKELIFAILKAQAEKDGYLFMEGVLEILSEGYGFLRPINYSPSSEDIYISASQIRRFELRNGDKVSGKVRPPKENERYFGLLHVDAVNGQDPELAKERVHFPGLTPVYPDKKLVLETTPDKLAPRIIDLIAPVGLGQRGLIVAPPKAGKTMLLKEIANSITTNYPEIELIVLLIDERPEEVTDMQRSVKGEVVSSTFDEMPENHIRVAELVLERAMRLVEHKKDVVILLDSITRLARAYNLVIPPSGRTLSGGIDPAAFHRPKRFFGAARNIEEGGSLTILATALIDTGSRMDDVIYEEFKGTGNMELHLDRRLAERRIYPAIDIRRSGTRREELLLDPDDLEKLWAIRQKMSENPDFTEQFIRKLKATKSNAEFMALFESTKSPSAS, from the coding sequence ATGACAACACATTTAGAGTTAGCCAGTTTGGAAGAAAAGAAATTAAGCGAACTATATAAACTGGCTAGGGAGTATAAAATCTCCTATTACTCGCAACTGAAAAAGAAAGAGTTGATTTTTGCCATTCTTAAAGCTCAAGCTGAGAAAGACGGTTATTTGTTTATGGAAGGCGTTCTTGAGATTTTAAGCGAAGGTTACGGCTTTTTGCGCCCGATCAATTATTCGCCTTCCTCTGAAGATATTTATATTTCTGCCTCCCAGATCCGCCGTTTTGAACTGAGGAACGGAGACAAAGTATCGGGAAAAGTGAGACCGCCCAAGGAAAACGAACGTTATTTCGGCTTGTTGCATGTGGACGCGGTGAACGGCCAGGATCCCGAACTGGCTAAGGAACGGGTGCACTTTCCCGGACTCACCCCTGTCTACCCGGATAAAAAACTGGTCCTGGAGACCACCCCGGATAAGCTGGCTCCCCGCATCATTGACTTGATTGCCCCGGTCGGGTTGGGACAACGGGGATTGATTGTGGCCCCTCCCAAGGCGGGGAAAACCATGCTGCTGAAGGAAATCGCCAACAGCATTACCACCAATTATCCAGAAATTGAGCTGATTGTCCTTTTAATCGACGAGCGTCCCGAAGAAGTGACTGATATGCAACGCTCTGTGAAAGGTGAAGTGGTCAGTTCCACATTTGATGAGATGCCTGAAAATCACATCCGTGTGGCGGAATTGGTTTTGGAACGGGCCATGCGTTTGGTGGAACATAAAAAAGATGTGGTCATTCTATTAGACAGCATTACCCGCCTGGCACGGGCCTACAACCTCGTGATTCCCCCGAGCGGGCGCACCTTGTCCGGCGGGATAGATCCGGCTGCTTTTCACCGCCCCAAGCGTTTCTTTGGTGCAGCACGGAATATTGAAGAGGGGGGCAGTTTGACCATTTTGGCAACCGCCTTAATTGATACAGGATCACGCATGGATGATGTGATTTACGAAGAATTTAAGGGGACCGGCAATATGGAACTGCATCTGGACCGCCGTCTCGCTGAACGGCGGATTTATCCGGCTATTGACATCCGGCGCTCAGGCACGCGCCGGGAAGAACTGTTGCTGGATCCCGATGACCTGGAAAAATTGTGGGCGATTCGACAAAAGATGAGTGAAAACCCTGATTTTACCGAGCAATTTATCCGCAAATTAAAAGCCACCAAATCAAATGCGGAGTTTATGGCCTTATTCGAATCAACCAAATCTCCTTCGGCTTCATAG
- the glpX gene encoding class II fructose-bisphosphatase produces the protein MERSLTMELVRVTEAAALASARWMGRGRKEEADDAATTAMRKVFDTIPMRGTVVIGEGEMDEAPMLYIGEKLGTGQGPEVDVAVDPLEGTNIVAKGTWNALSVIAIADKGNLLHAPDMYMEKIAVGPAAVGQIDLNASVTDNLKAVAKATNKDISDLVAVILDRERHQKIIEEIRQAGARIKLISDGDVAAAINTAFENTGVDILFGIGGAPEGVIAAVALKCLGGEIQGRLVPQTEEEWERCKRMGITNPNQVLRMDDLVSGDDAIFAATGVTDGELLRGVRFQGNTAETTSVVMRAKSGTVRFIHAKHRLERKPHMVIEEDQDDR, from the coding sequence ATGGAGAGAAGCTTGACCATGGAACTGGTCCGCGTCACTGAAGCAGCTGCCTTGGCTTCAGCCCGCTGGATGGGGCGCGGACGCAAGGAGGAGGCAGATGATGCGGCCACCACAGCCATGCGTAAAGTGTTTGATACCATTCCCATGCGGGGCACAGTGGTGATTGGTGAGGGGGAAATGGATGAAGCGCCCATGCTCTATATTGGTGAAAAATTAGGGACAGGTCAGGGGCCCGAGGTCGATGTGGCTGTTGACCCTCTGGAAGGCACCAACATTGTGGCCAAAGGCACATGGAATGCCTTGTCCGTGATTGCCATTGCCGACAAGGGCAATTTGCTCCATGCTCCGGACATGTATATGGAGAAAATTGCCGTGGGGCCTGCTGCCGTCGGCCAGATTGACCTGAACGCGTCAGTGACAGATAATTTAAAAGCCGTGGCGAAAGCAACCAATAAAGATATTTCCGATTTGGTTGCAGTCATTTTGGACAGGGAAAGACACCAGAAAATTATAGAGGAGATACGCCAAGCGGGCGCCCGCATCAAGCTGATTTCTGATGGGGATGTGGCCGCAGCCATTAATACGGCTTTTGAAAACACGGGCGTGGATATCTTGTTCGGCATCGGCGGTGCGCCTGAAGGGGTGATCGCCGCTGTTGCCTTAAAGTGTCTGGGTGGCGAAATTCAGGGACGTCTTGTCCCTCAAACGGAGGAAGAGTGGGAACGGTGCAAACGGATGGGCATCACCAACCCCAATCAGGTCTTGCGTATGGATGACCTGGTCTCAGGGGACGATGCCATTTTCGCTGCCACCGGTGTCACTGATGGAGAGCTGTTAAGGGGTGTGCGTTTCCAGGGGAATACAGCGGAAACCACATCGGTGGTCATGAGGGCCAAATCGGGAACGGTGCGCTTTATTCACGCCAAGCACCGGCTGGAACGGAAACCTCACATGGTGATTGAAGAGGATCAAGATGACCGTTAA
- a CDS encoding UDP-N-acetylglucosamine 1-carboxyvinyltransferase: protein MENIVIEGGTPLKGRVQISGAKNSAVALIPATILAESETVIDNVPNIRDVHMLIKLLKEIGGQVRLQDGELTVDTSRIKAVPLTNGRVKQLRASYYLMGAMLGRFKRATIGLPGGCNLGPRPIDQHIKGFEALGARVRTEKGAIYLEAERLRGARIYLDVVSVGATINIMLAAVKAEGQTIIENAAKEPEIVDVATLLSSMGAKIKGAGTDVIRIEGVKRLYGCRHSIIPDRIETGTFMIAAAASRGQVMVDQVIPKHVEALSSKLREMGVKVIEADEHIIVDATQSTLKAVDIKTLVHPGFPTDLQQPMTTLLTQAEGTSIVTDTIYSSRFKQVDELRRMGANIKVEGRSAIINGPTPLTGAKVTATDLRAGAALVIAGIIASGLTEISGVEHIERGYEQLEAKFKGLGAHIWRQSREGQVPLYRVK from the coding sequence ATGGAAAACATCGTGATAGAAGGGGGTACTCCCTTAAAAGGCAGAGTTCAAATCAGCGGAGCCAAAAACAGCGCGGTTGCACTGATTCCAGCCACTATCCTGGCCGAATCGGAAACAGTGATTGACAACGTGCCCAATATTCGAGATGTACACATGCTGATTAAGCTATTAAAAGAGATTGGCGGACAAGTCCGTTTACAAGACGGTGAATTAACTGTTGACACCAGCCGGATCAAAGCTGTTCCGTTAACCAACGGACGGGTTAAACAATTGCGCGCTTCCTATTATCTGATGGGTGCCATGCTGGGAAGGTTCAAGCGGGCCACAATCGGCCTGCCTGGGGGATGCAATCTGGGTCCCCGGCCTATTGACCAGCATATTAAGGGCTTTGAAGCTTTGGGGGCCAGGGTGCGCACTGAAAAAGGCGCCATTTATTTGGAAGCTGAACGTTTGCGCGGGGCCCGCATCTATTTGGATGTGGTCAGTGTAGGTGCTACCATCAACATCATGCTGGCAGCTGTCAAAGCGGAAGGACAAACGATTATAGAGAATGCGGCCAAGGAGCCGGAGATCGTTGATGTGGCCACCTTGCTGTCTTCTATGGGAGCTAAAATTAAAGGGGCCGGAACTGATGTGATCCGCATCGAAGGGGTCAAACGGCTGTATGGCTGCCGTCACAGCATTATTCCCGACCGGATTGAGACGGGCACGTTCATGATTGCAGCCGCTGCCAGCCGCGGGCAAGTGATGGTGGATCAGGTGATCCCCAAACATGTGGAAGCCCTCTCTTCAAAGTTGCGTGAAATGGGTGTCAAAGTGATTGAAGCAGACGAACACATTATCGTCGATGCCACCCAAAGCACGCTTAAGGCTGTAGATATTAAAACCTTGGTTCATCCTGGCTTCCCGACCGACCTGCAGCAGCCGATGACCACGTTGCTGACACAGGCAGAGGGAACGAGCATTGTCACGGACACCATTTATAGTTCCCGTTTCAAGCAAGTGGATGAACTCAGGCGCATGGGCGCCAATATCAAAGTGGAAGGCCGTTCAGCCATTATTAACGGCCCGACACCGTTGACTGGTGCCAAAGTCACCGCCACTGACCTCCGAGCTGGCGCTGCCTTGGTGATTGCCGGCATTATTGCTTCCGGATTGACCGAGATCAGCGGTGTGGAGCATATTGAACGGGGCTATGAGCAGTTGGAAGCCAAATTCAAAGGCTTGGGGGCACACATTTGGCGTCAGTCAAGAGAAGGACAGGTTCCCCTGTACCGTGTTAAATAA
- the fsa gene encoding fructose-6-phosphate aldolase, with the protein MKFFIDSANLDEIKEAHALGILAGVTTNPTLVAKEGVDFHTRLKEICAVVKGSVSAEVVSEKAEDMIAEGEELARIAPQITIKVPMTAEGLKAVHAFQEKGIKTNVTLIFSANQALLAARAGATYVSPFLGRLDDIGHDGMELISDIAEIFSLHDIQTEIIAASIRHPQHVREAALRGAHIATIPYKVLKQLIQHPLTDIGIEKFLRDWEKTQQ; encoded by the coding sequence ATGAAATTCTTTATTGACAGCGCCAACTTGGACGAAATAAAGGAAGCTCATGCCTTAGGGATTTTGGCCGGGGTGACCACCAACCCCACACTGGTGGCTAAGGAAGGGGTTGATTTTCACACCCGCTTAAAGGAAATATGTGCAGTGGTGAAAGGGTCAGTCAGTGCCGAAGTGGTTAGCGAGAAAGCGGAGGACATGATTGCCGAAGGGGAAGAACTGGCCCGGATTGCCCCCCAAATTACCATTAAGGTGCCCATGACGGCTGAAGGATTAAAAGCGGTGCACGCCTTTCAGGAAAAAGGGATTAAAACCAATGTGACGCTTATTTTCTCTGCCAACCAGGCCCTGTTAGCTGCCCGGGCCGGTGCCACCTATGTCTCCCCGTTTTTGGGCCGCTTAGATGACATTGGCCATGATGGAATGGAACTCATTAGCGATATTGCTGAGATTTTTAGTCTCCATGATATCCAGACTGAAATTATCGCTGCTTCGATCCGCCATCCCCAGCATGTGCGGGAGGCGGCCTTGCGTGGCGCCCACATTGCCACGATTCCCTATAAGGTGCTTAAGCAACTGATCCAACATCCTTTAACTGATATTGGCATTGAAAAGTTTTTAAGAGACTGGGAAAAAACCCAGCAGTGA
- the fba gene encoding class II fructose-1,6-bisphosphate aldolase — MPLVSMTEMLNKAVEGKYAVGQFNLNNLEFTQAILQAAEEERSPVILGVSEGAARYMGGFKLVVNMVKALMEEYNVTVPVAIHLDHGSSFENCVKAIHAGFTSVMIDGSHLPLEENIALTKKVVDVAHVLGVSVEAELGRIGGQEDDLVVDDAEAMYAVPEECERLVRETKVDCLAPALGSVHGPYKGEPKLGFDRMEVIQKLTGVPLVLHGGTGIPLKDIQKAISLGTAKINVNTENQMASAKTVRRVLEENPSLYDPRKYLGPARETIKETVKGKMREFGSSQKAE; from the coding sequence ATGCCTTTGGTATCAATGACAGAAATGTTAAACAAGGCGGTTGAGGGGAAATATGCGGTTGGACAGTTTAATCTGAATAATCTTGAATTTACCCAGGCTATTTTGCAAGCGGCTGAGGAAGAGCGCTCTCCCGTCATTTTAGGTGTCAGTGAAGGTGCTGCCCGTTACATGGGAGGATTTAAGCTGGTTGTTAACATGGTCAAGGCTTTAATGGAGGAGTATAACGTAACTGTTCCAGTGGCCATTCACCTCGATCACGGGTCTTCGTTTGAAAATTGTGTGAAAGCCATTCACGCCGGTTTTACTTCAGTGATGATTGACGGTTCACACCTGCCCTTGGAAGAGAATATCGCCTTGACGAAAAAAGTAGTGGATGTGGCTCATGTCTTAGGCGTCTCCGTTGAGGCAGAATTAGGACGCATCGGCGGTCAGGAAGATGATTTGGTCGTAGACGATGCTGAAGCGATGTATGCCGTTCCTGAAGAATGTGAACGACTGGTGCGCGAAACGAAGGTGGACTGTTTGGCACCCGCTCTTGGGTCCGTGCACGGTCCATACAAAGGGGAGCCCAAATTGGGTTTTGACCGCATGGAAGTGATCCAAAAGCTGACAGGCGTTCCCCTTGTGCTGCACGGTGGAACCGGCATTCCGCTGAAAGATATTCAAAAAGCGATTTCATTGGGAACGGCCAAAATTAATGTCAATACGGAAAATCAAATGGCATCAGCCAAGACCGTGCGCCGTGTGCTGGAGGAAAACCCGTCCTTGTATGATCCGCGCAAATACCTTGGCCCGGCCAGGGAAACGATTAAAGAAACGGTCAAAGGAAAGATGCGGGAATTCGGCTCCAGTCAAAAAGCAGAATAA
- a CDS encoding response regulator: protein MAQAKILIVDDQYGIRMLLSEVFQSEGYLTFEAANGQQALEITRKERPNLVLLDMKIPGMNGLDILKHLKEYDSTIQVIMMTAYGELDMIKEAMQLGVLTHFAKPFDINELRKKVGEYLLSLTS, encoded by the coding sequence ATGGCGCAAGCCAAGATCTTAATCGTGGATGATCAATACGGCATTCGGATGTTATTATCTGAGGTGTTTCAAAGTGAAGGTTACCTGACATTTGAAGCGGCCAATGGCCAACAGGCCCTGGAGATTACCAGGAAAGAGCGGCCGAACCTTGTGCTTTTAGATATGAAAATCCCGGGGATGAACGGCTTGGATATTTTGAAACACCTTAAAGAATATGACAGCACGATTCAGGTCATTATGATGACCGCCTACGGCGAGCTGGACATGATCAAGGAAGCTATGCAATTAGGCGTCTTGACCCATTTTGCCAAGCCTTTTGATATTAACGAGTTGCGCAAAAAAGTGGGAGAGTACTTGCTGTCCTTGACCTCGTAA
- a CDS encoding CTP synthase: protein MTKYIFVTGGVVSSLGKGITAASLGRLLKNRGLKVTIQKFDPYINVDPGTMSPYQHGEVFVTQDGAETDLDLGHYERFIDINLNANSNVTTGKIYSSVITKERRGDYLGATVQVIPHITNEIKDRVFKAGKVDNPDVVITEIGGTVGDIESLPFLEAIRQIKNDIGRENVLYIHCTLIPYLKASGELKTKPTQHSVKELRSIGIQPDIIVCRTEHKLSEEMKEKLALFCDIEKEAVIEAQDVDTLYEVPLLLQEQHFDDYVLQKLGLHAPEADMTEWKEMVAKIKNLSRVTEIALVGKYVTLPDAYLSVAEALNHAGIANDTEVNIRWVNSEEVTAENVAEILQSVDGILVPGGFGDRGIDGKIAAIRYAREKRIPFLGICLGMQLACVEFARHVLGLEGAHSSEINPDTPYPVIDLLPEQKEIQDLGGTMRLGLYPCKLHKNSKAYQAYQEELVYERHRHRYEFNNEFRSLFEQHGFKFSGTSPDGRLVEVIELVDHPWFVASQYHPEFTSRPNRSQPLFREFIKHALEHQA from the coding sequence ATGACAAAATACATCTTTGTCACAGGCGGAGTTGTGTCATCGTTGGGGAAGGGGATTACGGCAGCCTCTTTGGGCCGCTTATTGAAAAACCGGGGGCTCAAAGTGACCATTCAAAAGTTTGATCCTTACATTAATGTCGACCCGGGGACGATGAGTCCTTACCAGCATGGGGAAGTGTTTGTCACCCAGGATGGGGCTGAAACGGATCTGGATTTAGGGCATTATGAGCGCTTTATTGATATTAATTTGAACGCTAACAGCAATGTGACGACGGGTAAAATTTATTCTTCGGTCATCACCAAAGAGCGCCGGGGAGATTATCTGGGTGCCACGGTGCAGGTGATTCCCCACATCACCAACGAAATCAAGGACCGGGTCTTTAAGGCCGGAAAAGTGGACAATCCTGATGTGGTCATTACGGAGATCGGGGGAACGGTGGGCGATATTGAAAGTTTGCCTTTCCTGGAGGCCATCCGGCAGATTAAGAACGATATCGGCCGCGAAAACGTGCTGTACATTCATTGCACGCTGATTCCTTACTTAAAAGCGTCTGGTGAGTTGAAAACCAAGCCCACCCAGCACAGCGTGAAAGAGTTGCGCAGCATAGGCATCCAGCCGGATATTATTGTGTGCCGCACGGAACATAAGCTGTCCGAAGAAATGAAAGAAAAACTGGCCCTGTTTTGTGACATCGAAAAAGAAGCCGTCATTGAAGCGCAGGATGTGGACACTTTATATGAGGTCCCCCTTTTATTGCAAGAGCAGCATTTTGACGATTACGTGCTTCAAAAATTAGGGCTTCATGCACCAGAAGCCGATATGACCGAATGGAAAGAAATGGTGGCCAAAATTAAGAACTTAAGCCGCGTTACCGAGATCGCCCTGGTCGGTAAATATGTGACCCTGCCTGATGCCTACCTGTCTGTGGCCGAGGCTTTAAATCATGCGGGGATTGCCAATGATACCGAAGTGAACATTCGCTGGGTCAATTCAGAGGAAGTGACGGCCGAAAACGTAGCAGAAATACTGCAAAGTGTGGATGGTATTCTGGTTCCCGGCGGGTTTGGGGACCGGGGCATTGACGGCAAAATTGCCGCCATCCGCTATGCCAGGGAAAAGCGCATCCCGTTTTTGGGCATCTGCTTAGGGATGCAGCTGGCCTGTGTGGAATTTGCCCGCCACGTGCTTGGATTAGAGGGGGCCCACAGCTCTGAAATCAATCCGGATACCCCCTATCCTGTCATTGATCTTCTGCCTGAGCAGAAAGAGATTCAGGATTTGGGCGGAACGATGCGCCTGGGGCTTTATCCGTGCAAGTTGCATAAAAACAGCAAAGCTTATCAAGCCTACCAGGAGGAGCTGGTTTACGAGCGTCATCGCCACCGTTACGAATTTAACAATGAATTCCGCTCCCTGTTTGAACAGCACGGATTTAAATTTTCTGGCACATCGCCGGACGGGCGTTTGGTGGAAGTGATTGAGCTGGTGGATCATCCTTGGTTTGTGGCCAGCCAATATCATCCCGAGTTTACTTCCCGTCCCAACCGGTCCCAGCCATTGTTCAGAGAATTTATCAAACACGCCCTGGAGCACCAGGCTTAA
- the rpoE gene encoding DNA-directed RNA polymerase subunit delta produces MSALKELDQLTIQEMSMVDLVYHLLKEAKEPKPFDTLFKEVMDLKGIADEQRKTLIARLYTEINVDGRFMPVGDNLWGLRSWYPVEQTDEPVVAESKKKKKKHDPDDDYYDDDLADELEDDVLDDEELYDEDLEDGLDTDLDEPLDDELDDEFPPFDDLDDDNIK; encoded by the coding sequence TTGAGTGCGCTCAAGGAACTCGATCAACTGACCATCCAGGAAATGTCAATGGTCGATCTTGTTTACCATCTCCTTAAAGAAGCCAAAGAGCCCAAACCTTTTGATACTTTGTTTAAAGAAGTGATGGACCTGAAGGGCATTGCAGATGAGCAAAGAAAAACCTTGATCGCCCGGCTGTATACGGAGATTAATGTAGATGGCCGCTTCATGCCCGTGGGGGACAACCTGTGGGGCTTGCGCAGCTGGTATCCCGTCGAACAGACGGATGAACCTGTGGTGGCCGAGTCTAAGAAGAAAAAGAAAAAGCATGATCCGGACGATGATTACTATGATGATGACCTGGCTGACGAATTAGAGGATGACGTACTGGACGACGAAGAACTTTACGATGAAGACCTGGAAGACGGTTTGGACACCGATCTGGATGAACCGCTGGATGATGAACTGGATGATGAGTTTCCCCCGTTTGATGACCTGGATGATGACAATATTAAATGA